A stretch of Helicobacter pylori oki112 DNA encodes these proteins:
- a CDS encoding NADH-quinone oxidoreductase subunit M translates to MQFLHAHLLSVVIFFPMLSALLAFFMSDQASRAYAIVIALIELLLVLLLWHGFDIQTAGMQFEEMKELIYQIGVNYHVGVDGIALFLLLLNAIVVLLCVIYVKEHRKDFAICLLLLEGILMGVFSSLNMIFFYAFWEISLLPVLYLIGRFGRNHKIYSGMKFFLYTFLASLCMLLGILYIGHDYANNYGMMSFDILDWYQLNFSSEVKTWFFVAFLIGIAVKIPLFPLHTWLPYAYSNAPTLGSVMLSALLSKMGTYALLRFLLPLFPELSEIYLTPIAIVALCMIIYGGFLAYAQKDLKTLIAYSSFSHMGVVVLGVFSFNVEGISGAVFMMFAHGVIVMGLFLLAGILEERASSLEIARFGSIAKSAPIFAAFFMIVLMANVGMPLSIGFVGEFLSLLGFFATYPLLAIIAGTSIILSAIYMLTSYKDVFFGNLKAGNNQISVFEDLNAREVGVLSVILALILILGIYPKMLLKPIEQGSRQLLEVIEIRSLPFLGSLDTKIKEVSYVNR, encoded by the coding sequence ATGCAGTTTTTACATGCGCATCTTTTAAGCGTGGTGATCTTTTTCCCCATGCTGAGCGCGCTATTAGCGTTCTTTATGAGCGATCAAGCGAGTAGGGCGTATGCGATTGTCATCGCTTTGATTGAATTGTTATTAGTCTTGTTGTTGTGGCATGGGTTTGATATTCAAACAGCGGGCATGCAGTTTGAAGAAATGAAGGAATTGATCTATCAAATTGGCGTGAATTACCATGTGGGCGTTGATGGCATCGCGCTCTTTTTGTTGCTCTTAAACGCTATCGTGGTGTTATTGTGCGTGATTTATGTCAAAGAGCATCGTAAAGACTTTGCGATCTGTCTTTTGTTGTTAGAGGGGATTTTGATGGGCGTGTTTTCTTCTCTTAACATGATCTTTTTCTACGCTTTTTGGGAAATCTCGCTCTTGCCGGTTTTATACCTCATCGGTCGTTTTGGCCGTAACCATAAAATCTATTCTGGCATGAAGTTTTTCCTCTACACCTTTTTAGCGTCATTATGCATGCTCTTAGGCATTTTATACATCGGGCATGACTATGCGAATAATTACGGCATGATGAGTTTTGATATTTTAGACTGGTATCAATTGAACTTTTCTAGCGAGGTTAAAACCTGGTTCTTTGTGGCTTTCTTAATAGGGATTGCAGTTAAAATCCCACTCTTTCCCTTACACACATGGCTGCCTTATGCGTATTCTAACGCTCCTACTTTAGGCTCCGTCATGCTTTCAGCCTTGCTTTCTAAAATGGGGACTTACGCCTTATTGCGCTTCTTGCTCCCGCTTTTTCCTGAGCTTTCAGAAATTTATTTAACCCCCATAGCCATTGTGGCGCTATGCATGATCATTTATGGAGGTTTTCTAGCCTACGCTCAAAAAGATTTAAAAACCCTCATCGCTTATAGCTCGTTCTCGCACATGGGAGTCGTGGTGCTTGGGGTTTTTTCTTTCAATGTTGAGGGGATTTCTGGGGCGGTGTTTATGATGTTTGCGCATGGCGTTATCGTCATGGGGTTATTTTTACTCGCTGGTATCTTAGAAGAGCGTGCCAGCAGTTTAGAAATCGCTCGCTTTGGATCAATCGCTAAAAGCGCTCCTATTTTTGCCGCCTTTTTTATGATCGTTTTAATGGCGAATGTGGGCATGCCTTTAAGCATTGGCTTTGTGGGAGAGTTTTTAAGCTTATTAGGGTTTTTTGCCACCTACCCTCTTTTAGCTATCATTGCCGGAACAAGCATCATTCTATCAGCGATTTACATGCTCACTTCATATAAAGATGTCTTCTTTGGCAATTTGAAAGCCGGGAACAATCAAATAAGCGTGTTTGAAGATTTGAACGCTCGTGAGGTAGGGGTTTTAAGCGTGATTTTAGCTTTGATCTTAATTTTAGGGATTTATCCTAAAATGCTTTTAAAACCGATTGAGCAAGGCTCTAGGCAGCTTTTAGAGGTGATAGAAATCCGCTCGCTCCCTTTTTTAGGTTCATTGGATACTAAGATAAAAGAGGTTTCTTATGTTAATAGATAG
- the nuoN gene encoding NADH-quinone oxidoreductase subunit NuoN — protein sequence MLIDSLHISFDSFNFESILPMLVLVCGGIFTLLINAFTSRFSRNLNVFLCMLFLVLDFLVVLGLEDQENAFFGFLSLDTLSLISQSIVLISAFLLIFLALSKERFNEFQTAEFYSLYLFIVAGFQFMVSSNHLLLILIGLETASLPLCVLMALSDKRYGLEAGIKYFTMGAMASAFFAMGAMAFYLLTGSLNLEVITLYLHTEGITNPMLFAMGAIFLIGAVGFKVSLVPFHTWMPDVYEGNNPVFASYISIVPKIAGFVVATRLFGAFIDTRTAWVEDIFYALILMTITIPNFIALWQEDVKRMLAYSSISHSGFALACVFIHTQDSQQAMFVYWFMFAFTYIGAFGLLWLLKSREKTWDERYDHPYSKFNGLIKTHPLVAILGAIFVFGLAGIPPFSVFWGKFLAVESALESNHILLAVVMLVNSAVAAFYYFRWLVAMFFNKPLQSYAQNDIYTQNATMPIYAVIIAMALACLFSVFMMRGLLEFVA from the coding sequence ATGTTAATAGATAGTCTCCACATCTCTTTTGACAGCTTTAATTTTGAGAGCATTTTACCCATGCTGGTGTTGGTGTGTGGGGGGATTTTCACGCTCTTAATCAACGCTTTCACTTCCAGGTTTTCACGCAATTTGAATGTGTTTTTATGCATGCTCTTTTTGGTTTTGGATTTTTTGGTGGTTTTAGGATTAGAAGATCAAGAAAACGCCTTTTTTGGGTTTTTGAGCTTGGATACTCTCTCGCTCATCTCTCAAAGCATTGTCTTGATTTCAGCCTTCTTGCTCATTTTCTTAGCCCTTTCAAAAGAGCGCTTCAACGAATTTCAGACCGCTGAATTTTATTCCCTATACTTGTTTATTGTCGCTGGCTTTCAATTCATGGTTTCAAGCAACCATTTATTATTAATCCTTATCGGGTTAGAAACAGCGTCCTTACCCCTTTGTGTGTTAATGGCGTTGAGCGATAAACGCTACGGATTAGAAGCAGGGATCAAATATTTCACTATGGGGGCGATGGCGAGCGCGTTTTTTGCTATGGGGGCGATGGCTTTCTATCTCCTCACAGGGAGCTTGAATCTTGAAGTCATTACCCTATACTTACACACTGAAGGTATCACAAACCCCATGCTCTTTGCGATGGGCGCTATCTTTTTGATTGGAGCGGTTGGTTTTAAGGTTTCTTTAGTGCCTTTCCATACCTGGATGCCTGATGTGTATGAGGGCAATAACCCGGTCTTTGCGAGCTATATTTCCATTGTGCCTAAAATCGCTGGCTTTGTGGTAGCGACTCGCCTTTTTGGAGCGTTTATAGACACTCGCACCGCTTGGGTAGAAGACATTTTTTATGCCCTCATTCTTATGACTATCACCATCCCTAATTTCATTGCTTTATGGCAAGAAGATGTCAAAAGAATGCTCGCTTATAGCTCCATTTCGCATTCTGGTTTCGCTTTAGCGTGCGTGTTTATCCACACTCAAGACAGCCAACAAGCGATGTTTGTTTATTGGTTCATGTTCGCTTTCACTTACATTGGGGCTTTTGGTCTTTTGTGGCTCTTAAAAAGCCGGGAAAAAACATGGGATGAACGCTACGATCACCCCTACTCTAAATTCAACGGCCTTATCAAAACCCACCCCTTAGTGGCGATCTTGGGTGCTATTTTTGTTTTTGGGCTTGCAGGGATTCCGCCTTTTAGCGTGTTTTGGGGGAAATTTTTAGCCGTTGAAAGCGCTTTAGAGAGCAACCACATTCTTTTGGCGGTGGTGATGTTAGTTAATAGCGCGGTGGCTGCGTTTTATTATTTCCGTTGGCTCGTGGCGATGTTTTTCAATAAACCCTTACAAAGCTACGCTCAAAACGATATTTACACCCAAAACGCTACCATGCCCATTTATGCGGTCATTATTGCCATGGCGTTAGCGTGCTTGTTCTCTGTTTTTATGATGCGAGGGCTTTTAGAGTTTGTGGCTTAA